One genomic segment of Mycolicibacterium gilvum includes these proteins:
- a CDS encoding M15 family metallopeptidase has product MGSSATGSAAPIPPLSDAARAAGFVDVRAVVPDAVIDLRYATSNNFVGIPLYPPTARCLVYESLAGGLATAARLLRAGGERLVFWDCYRPHAVQARMFEVVPNPAWVARPGPYARSHVAGRSVDVTLARADRLVDMGTGFDDFTARSLAYATEGVSVAAQANRARLRDAMTAGGFTVYDGEWWHFDGPGAGVDRPIPEVPVT; this is encoded by the coding sequence ATGGGCTCGTCGGCCACCGGATCGGCGGCGCCGATACCGCCGCTGTCGGATGCGGCCCGCGCCGCCGGGTTCGTCGACGTGCGCGCGGTGGTACCCGACGCGGTGATCGATCTGCGGTACGCCACCTCGAACAACTTCGTCGGGATCCCGCTCTACCCGCCTACGGCGCGGTGCCTGGTGTACGAGTCGCTCGCCGGGGGGTTGGCGACGGCGGCGCGCCTGCTGCGTGCCGGTGGCGAACGGTTGGTGTTCTGGGATTGTTACCGGCCGCACGCGGTCCAGGCGCGGATGTTCGAGGTGGTGCCGAATCCGGCGTGGGTGGCACGGCCGGGTCCCTACGCCCGCAGCCACGTCGCGGGCCGCTCGGTGGACGTGACGCTGGCGCGTGCCGACCGTCTCGTCGACATGGGCACCGGCTTCGACGATTTCACCGCGCGCAGCCTGGCCTATGCCACGGAGGGCGTCAGCGTTGCGGCACAGGCGAACCGGGCGCGGTTGCGGGACGCGATGACCGCGGGCGGCTTCACCGTCTACGACGGCGAATGGTGGCATTTCGACGGTCCCGGGGCGGGCGTGGATCGTCCGATCCCCGAGGTGCCCGTCACCTAG
- a CDS encoding XdhC family protein, with amino-acid sequence MRDILGELLAVWEAGGTAGLSTVVRTMKSAPRPPGAAMVVSPDGTVAGSVSGGCVEGAVYETANEVITGGAPHLQRYGVSDDDAFSVGLTCGGIIDIFTEPVSRNTFPQLRDVATAIAEHRAVAVATVIAHPDPARVGRRIIVGTDSRQGSVGSPRADDAVADDARGLLLAGRSAVLSYGPDGQRQDAGMEVFVSSYAPRPRMLVFGAIDFAAALAHQAAFLGYRVTVCDARPVFATEARFPAAEEVVVDWPHRYLAAQADLGLIDARTAICVLTHDPKFDVPVLEVALRLPDVGYIGVMGSRRTHEDRMSRLREAGLTETELARLASPIGLDLGARTPEETAVSIAAEIIARRWGGGGRPLTETDGRIHHEA; translated from the coding sequence GTGCGCGACATACTCGGGGAGTTGCTGGCGGTGTGGGAAGCGGGTGGCACCGCCGGGCTCTCCACCGTCGTGCGCACCATGAAATCCGCACCCCGGCCGCCCGGCGCAGCCATGGTGGTCTCCCCCGACGGCACGGTCGCCGGGTCGGTCTCGGGCGGATGCGTCGAGGGCGCCGTCTACGAGACGGCCAACGAGGTGATCACCGGCGGTGCGCCACATCTGCAGCGCTACGGCGTCAGCGACGACGACGCGTTCTCGGTCGGCCTCACCTGCGGCGGCATCATCGACATCTTCACCGAACCGGTGTCGCGCAACACCTTTCCACAACTGAGAGACGTCGCCACCGCCATCGCCGAACACCGCGCCGTCGCGGTGGCCACGGTCATCGCGCATCCCGATCCGGCCCGGGTCGGGAGGCGCATCATCGTCGGAACGGATTCGCGGCAGGGATCGGTGGGGTCGCCGCGTGCCGATGACGCCGTGGCCGACGACGCGCGGGGCCTGCTGCTCGCGGGCCGGTCGGCTGTGCTGTCCTACGGGCCCGACGGTCAGCGCCAGGATGCGGGCATGGAGGTCTTCGTCTCCAGTTACGCACCGCGACCTCGGATGCTGGTGTTCGGCGCCATCGACTTCGCTGCCGCGCTCGCGCACCAGGCCGCCTTCCTGGGCTACCGCGTCACCGTGTGCGACGCCCGCCCCGTGTTCGCGACCGAGGCGCGTTTCCCCGCCGCCGAAGAGGTCGTGGTCGACTGGCCGCACCGCTATCTCGCCGCGCAGGCCGACCTCGGACTGATCGACGCGCGCACCGCGATCTGCGTGCTGACCCACGACCCGAAGTTCGACGTCCCCGTCCTCGAGGTCGCGCTGCGCCTACCCGATGTCGGCTACATCGGGGTGATGGGGTCACGACGCACCCACGAGGACCGCATGTCGCGGCTCCGGGAAGCCGGACTCACCGAGACCGAACTCGCCCGCCTCGCCAGCCCTATCGGGCTGGATCTGGGCGCCAGGACACCCGAGGAGACCGCGGTGTCCATCGCGGCGGAGATCATCGCGCGCCGCTGGGGCGGAGGCGGCCGACCGCTGACCGAAACCGACGGTCGTATCCACCACGAGGCCTGA